The Streptococcus oralis DNA window GGAAGTTTCTTAGTCTCTACGAAGCGGTAACCTGGAATAGCCTTCTTAGGTTGTTCACCGTCTTCGCTTGGATAGCCTGGAATCTCGTTGCCTTCCTTATCCTTATGACTAGTCTTAACCTTCTCATAAACGTGTTCTGTGTCACCGTTTGGAAGTTTCTTAGTCTCTACGAAGCGGTAACCTGGAATATCTTTCTTAGGTTGTTCACCGTCTTCGCTTGGATAGCCTGGAATCTCGTTGCCTTCCTTATCCTTATGACTAGTCTTAACCTTCTCATAAACGTGTTCTGTGTCACCGTTTGGAAGTTTCTTAGTCTCTACGAAACGGTAACCTGGAATTTCCTTCTTAGGTTGTTCGCCGTCTTCGCTTGGATAGCCTGGAATCTCGTTGCCTTCCTTATCCTTGTGACTTGTCTTCACTTTTTCGTAGACGTGTTCTGTGTCGCCGTTTGGAAGTTTCTTAGTCTCTACGAAGCGGTAGCCTGGAATATCTTTCTTAGGTTGTTCACCGTCTTCGCTTGGATAACCTGGAATGTCATTCCCTTCCTTATCCTTATGACTAGTCTTAACCTTCTCATAAACGTGTTCTGTGTCGCCGTTTGGAAGTTTCTTAGTCTCTACGAAGCGGTAGCCTGGAATATCTTTCTTAGGTTGTTCACCGTCTTCGCTTGGATAACCTGGAATCTCATTCCCTTCCTTATCCTTGTGACTAGTCTTCACTTTTTCGTAGACATGCTCTGTGTCGCCGTTTGGAAGTTTCTTAGTCTCTACGAAGCGGTAACCTGGAATAGCCTTCTTAGGTTGTTCACCGTCTTCGCTTGGATAACCTGGAATCTCATTCCCTTCCTTATCCTTGTGACTAGTCTTCACTTTTTCGTAGACATGCTCTGTGTCACCGTTTGGAAGTTTCTTAGTCTCTACGAAACGGTAACCTGGAATTTCCTTCTTAGGTTGTTCTCCGTCTTCGCTTGGATAGCCTGGAATGTCATTGCCTTCCTTATCCTTATGACTAGTCTTAACCTTCTCATAAACGTGTTCTGTGTCGCCGTTTGGAAGTTTCTTAGTCTCTACGAAACGGTAACCTGGAATTTCCTTCTTAGGTTGTTCGCCGTCTTCGCTTGGATAGCCTGGAATGTCATTCCCTTCCTTATCCTTGTGACTAGTCTTCACTTTTTCGTAGACATGCTCTGTGTCGCCGTTTGGAAGTTTCTTAGTCTCTACGAAGCGGTAACCTGGAATATCCTTCTTAGGTTGTTCACCATCTTCGGTTGGATAACCTGGAATGTCATTCCCTTCCTTATCCTTATGACTGGTCTTAACCTTCTCATAAACGTGTTCTGTGTCGCCGTTTGGAAGTTTCTTAGTCTCTACGAAGCGGTAACCTGGAATATCCTTCTTAGGTTGTTCACCATCTTCGGTTGGATAACCTGGAATGTCATTCCCTTCCTTATCCTTATGACTAGTCTTAACCTTCTCATAAACGTGTTCTGTGTCGCCGTTTGGAAGTTTCTTAGTCTCTACGAAGCGGTAACCTGGAATATCCTTCTTAGGTTGTTCACCGTCTTCGGTTGGGTGGCCTGGAATGTCATTGCCTTCCTTATCCTTATGACTAGTCTTAACCTTCTCATAAACGTGTTCTGTGTCGCCGTTTGGAAGTTTCTTAGTCTCTACGAAGCGGTAGCCTGGAATATCTTTCTTAGGTTGTTCGCCGTCTTCGCTTGGATAACCTGGAATGTCATTGCCTTCCTTATCCTTATGACTAGTCTTAACCTTCTCATAAACGTGTTCTGTGTCACCGTTTGGAAGTTTCTTAGTCTCTACGAAGCGGTAGCCTGGAATATCTTTCTTAGGTTGTTCGCCGTCTTCGGTTGGATAACCTGGAATGTCATTCCCTTCCTTATCCTTATGACTGGTCTTAACCTTCTCATAAACGTGTTCTGTGTCACCGTTTGGAAGTTTCTTAGTCTCTACGAAGCGGTAGCCTGGAATATCTTTCTTAGGTTGTTCACCGTCTTCGCTTGGATAACCTGGAATGTCATTCCCTTCCTTATCCTTATGACTAGTCTTAACCTTCTCATAAACGTGTTCTGTGTCACCGTTTGGAAGTTTCTTAGTCTCTACGAAGCGGTAACCTGGGATATCTTTCTTAGGTTGTTCACCGTCTTCGGTTGGAACTAATGTATTCCCCTTAGTATCTACAAATGAAGTAATTGGACGTACAGTTGGAGTGTATTTTGCAGTTATTTCTGTTCCGTTCTTATCAACTCGTTTGACTGTAACTCCTGAAGCCTTCCCAACAAAGTCTTTTTCTGGTGTGAAAGTTACCACACCATTTTCATCAATGGTATAAGTTCCTTCTCCCGGAACAACTTTCTTAGTTGTGCCATCATCAAAGGTTGGTTTAACACTTTCATCAATTTCAACAGTCTTCTCTACACCGTTTACTTCAACTTTACCACCAGTAAAAGTTGGTGTACCGTTTTGTGTTTGTCCTTTAGGTCCTTCAGACTCATCATCTGTAGAAGTTGGTTTAACAGGTATTACAGTTGGAGTATACGTTGCTGTAGCAGTTGCTGTAATATCCGTATCATTAGCACCTTTTCCTAATTTTGCAGTAAGTGAAACTGTTACAGGTGTAGCTGTACCAGTAAATGTCTTCAATGGAACAAAAGTTACTTCGCCTGTTTCATTATCAATTGAGTAGGTACCCTGACCATCAATTGTTAGAGTATCAACAAACCCACCTGTTTTTGGATCTACTAACTTAGAAGGCGAAGAAGCACTTGGTTTTACTGGTGATCCATCTCCAACAGATGTAAAGGTTGGAGTTTCTTTTTGAGTAGCACCTTGAATATCAGTCGAAGTCACATTATGTCCTTCAATCGTATCAGTTACTGTAATATGGTAGGTTGTTGTAGCGGTTGATGAATCAACCCCATGATCAACTCCCGACTCAGTTCCACCGATTGTTGCTTCAGTAGTGTAATTTCCATTGCTATCAATGACATCAATCTTAACAGTATATACTCCTACTTCATTTAAGCTATATCCACTAGCAATATTATAGTTATTTGCATCTTGTTTAGTATCAAATACTTTTTGAACTCCTGAAGGCGATGTTACTGTGATTCGAGTAATATAAGTAGTTTTTCCATATTTAGTATCTTCAGAGTCTGAGATGCTTACTGCAGCTTTTGCTTCATTACGAAGGTCAACAGCTGTACCTTTTGTTGAAGTATAATCTTGTGAAGTTGCTGTTGGTTTTGTATTTACAACCGTTGCCACGTCCGTATTTGTGGCAATCGTCCCTCTAATAATACCACCAAATCCAGACTTAGTATGAACTTCCCAAGAGTCATTTCCTAGTTTAGTAGCGGTCACTTCTGTTCCATCAGACGACGCCCAGGTATTCGAATGTTTATCGTAAGTGACAGTTACTGACATTCCATCTCCTACCTGATTAGTATTCTTAGAAACATAAATCGTTTCTGGACGAGTTGGCGTTTCTACACTTGTCACTTTCCCAGCACTATCCAGCTGTCGGATGTACTCGTAGATATAAAATTTCATACCACCGTCTTGCTGAGCTTCTGTGTACACTTGACGTTTAGTCCATCTTGTCGTACCATCACCATTCAGTGTTTTACTTTCAGCATAGTCGCCAGGTAACTCCCAGTGTCCGGTAGCCTTATTAAAAGTAGCAGTATGTTTTTGCCCATCCGTTCCATTTAACTCAACTTGTTCACGTAAGAAAGTTCCCTTAACATTTTCAACAGATGCTTCCACTTTAATATTGTCCACACCAACTTTGGCAGTTGCCTCTGATGCCACAGGAATATTAAAGACTGTATCTGAATCAACAGTACCTAATTCTTGATTCTCAGAAACAGCTGTGTTGGTTGAATCACTGTCTACGAGCCATTTGCCGTTAACTGCTTTTAGATTGGTTACAGTACCATCCGGCATTGTTATCTTAGCACTTGATGCACCTTTAGAAATTTTAACTGGTACAACCGTTGAGTAAGTTTCAACGTTTTGAACCTCAACCTTTGGTTTCACCACTACTGTTACAGTAGCATGTGCTTCTTGTCCAGATTGGTTCCAGACATTATTATTAGCCAACTTATCATAATCTTTTGCAAATATAGAGACTGTGTAAATTCCTGCTTCAGTTAATTTTCCAGAAATGATTCCTCTCCCCATATTCGTTTGATCAGCAGCTTGCTCATCAGAAGTACTGTTTGCAACACTATAGCTAGTACCTGGAATTAGGACTTTAGAATCATCTAATTGTTCACCAATGGTGTTATATCCTGAAACTCCTGTCACTGCTCTAGAAAATCTTTGAGGCACTCTTACAACTTTTCCTTCAACCGTCGTGTAGTTATAAGTTCCTCGACTATTTGCTGGTGTTGCACTGGCACCTGATTCGTCATAGAATTGAATGTTTACATTAGCATCATCACCTACTTTACGATCATAACGCTCAGAGTCTGACTTTATTTTAGGAGGCGTGCTATCTTGCCACCCGACCCAACCAGCACGAAGATTCTGAATTTGGAAAGTTACTGTTCGACCATCTGTATTGGTCGCAGTAATATTAAATCGTAAATCATAAACTCCATTTTCAATATCCGCTATAACTTTTCCTTGAATTGTGTCTGTTTCTGAATCGTATGTCAATCCCGGTACAAGGTTAGTTGGTGTTACAGAGGTAAGACTCCAACCAGCTTGCTTAGCTTTTTCTGTAACTGCAATACGATCTTTCAGACCTTTAATATAAACTCTGTCAACTCCTTGTTCATACCCATAGCCATAAATTTCTGTAGCTAGGTATTCATAACCACCGTTAGCAGAGTATATTGAAGTCGCAGCGTTTGAAATTCTTGACCCATCCGCACGGATTTTATTTCTCCAAAGTGGTGCTTCTTCAGCTAACTTTTTAGCGGCATCAGGGGTTAATGGATAGTCTACACGTCCTTTGTTGTTATGACCAGTTTTTCCACCTTGTTCTGTATGCATCCCATTTCCAGCATTTGTATCATTGCCAACTCGCTGATTAGAATAGACCTCTATCTCTAACCCTGTAGCATCAGTACCCGTAATTAATTTAATTTCTTGGACTGGAATCGTATAGGTATCCTTACCTGTATGATTTGAAGCATTTATTTCTGAGACACGAGAGACATTTGTCCCTTCTTCAGCATAGAAATCTTGAGCAGCCAAAGCTACTCCGAAGTTTCCGTCTTTTCCAACTCCCGCTTTTTTCAGATCATTGTAGACAGCAAGAATGGAATCATTTAAGCGTGACAATTGATCATTGATTTGTTTAGCTGTAAGGGCATCATTCGCTAGGACTTTTTTAGTTTCTGCAATAACTTCTTTATTATTAGCTATCGCCGCCTCAATTGCCGCTTTGTTTTCAGCCTCAAGCTTATTTTTCCGGATTGCTTCAGTTGCTAAAACATTGGTTACCTCAGCTTCAGAGGTGACTTGTTCTAAGACTTTTTTAGCTTCTTGGACTGGTTTGACAGTTTCTTTTGTTTCTTTTGTTTCTTCTGCTTTTTCTGTAGATTCCGTTATTTTCCCAACTTCGACAGACTCAGCAAATACCGTAATTAAATCTTTAATCTTAGCAAGTTCAGTATCCACTTCCTCTTGCTCAACTATCTCTTTTGAGATGACAGATTTCGCAGAATCTAATAGTTCTTTAGCAGATGTTAGTACCACGTCATCTATATTCTTTGCAGTATTTACTTTCTCTTCAAGTTCTGTAATTTTTTTAACTAAATCCGTTTTATCAACCGTCTTAAGGGCAACTTCTTTTTCTTTTTTTATCGAATTTTCGGGTGTTTTTGTTTCCGTAGAAGATTCCGTATTCAATGTCGATGTTGAAACAAGCGTAGTATCTGCTCCTTGAAGTTCCATCGCTGATACTGCTCCATTGCCCAAAAACATCAAACCTGCTGAAATTGCTACTGATGCTACTCCTAAACTATACTTTCGAATCCCGTATCGAATGTATTTCTCCGTTCTAAAATCCTGTTGTTTACTCTTCATAAGAAAAACAACCTCCCTATTTTTATTATATCGATATTGAAATATAGAAAAACAAAATTTCTTTCTCTCTTAAAAAAGGCTTTTAAATTTTGATATTTCAAAAGGATTATATCCTCATATTCAATATGCATATTCATACTAACATTTTCTGTTCTCTTTTTCAATATTTTTAATAATTTTATTTTAGAAAAATACAAAAATAATTTAATGGTAAATACTTTAAAAAACCAATATATATGTAGGTTTACAGCGTGTAAATTCCCGAAACAATTTATCTTATAATTAAATAAAATACAATTTAATGTATCAATTTATTTTTTAGAGTCTTGTAGAAGTTAAATTTTCCCAAGCCTTACATTGTTATAACAAAAAATTTTCTATAAGAAGTGCATAAATTTAACAGTATATTTCTTAGCCATTATTTATAGATTATCATGAAGATTTGACTTAGAGGCCTAGAACCTAAACCTTGACGACAGATTCTTTTTTTGTTAAAATGTAACAAATCTTATTACATCTAATATAAGATA harbors:
- a CDS encoding YSIRK-type signal peptide-containing protein yields the protein MKSKQQDFRTEKYIRYGIRKYSLGVASVAISAGLMFLGNGAVSAMELQGADTTLVSTSTLNTESSTETKTPENSIKKEKEVALKTVDKTDLVKKITELEEKVNTAKNIDDVVLTSAKELLDSAKSVISKEIVEQEEVDTELAKIKDLITVFAESVEVGKITESTEKAEETKETKETVKPVQEAKKVLEQVTSEAEVTNVLATEAIRKNKLEAENKAAIEAAIANNKEVIAETKKVLANDALTAKQINDQLSRLNDSILAVYNDLKKAGVGKDGNFGVALAAQDFYAEEGTNVSRVSEINASNHTGKDTYTIPVQEIKLITGTDATGLEIEVYSNQRVGNDTNAGNGMHTEQGGKTGHNNKGRVDYPLTPDAAKKLAEEAPLWRNKIRADGSRISNAATSIYSANGGYEYLATEIYGYGYEQGVDRVYIKGLKDRIAVTEKAKQAGWSLTSVTPTNLVPGLTYDSETDTIQGKVIADIENGVYDLRFNITATNTDGRTVTFQIQNLRAGWVGWQDSTPPKIKSDSERYDRKVGDDANVNIQFYDESGASATPANSRGTYNYTTVEGKVVRVPQRFSRAVTGVSGYNTIGEQLDDSKVLIPGTSYSVANSTSDEQAADQTNMGRGIISGKLTEAGIYTVSIFAKDYDKLANNNVWNQSGQEAHATVTVVVKPKVEVQNVETYSTVVPVKISKGASSAKITMPDGTVTNLKAVNGKWLVDSDSTNTAVSENQELGTVDSDTVFNIPVASEATAKVGVDNIKVEASVENVKGTFLREQVELNGTDGQKHTATFNKATGHWELPGDYAESKTLNGDGTTRWTKRQVYTEAQQDGGMKFYIYEYIRQLDSAGKVTSVETPTRPETIYVSKNTNQVGDGMSVTVTYDKHSNTWASSDGTEVTATKLGNDSWEVHTKSGFGGIIRGTIATNTDVATVVNTKPTATSQDYTSTKGTAVDLRNEAKAAVSISDSEDTKYGKTTYITRITVTSPSGVQKVFDTKQDANNYNIASGYSLNEVGVYTVKIDVIDSNGNYTTEATIGGTESGVDHGVDSSTATTTYHITVTDTIEGHNVTSTDIQGATQKETPTFTSVGDGSPVKPSASSPSKLVDPKTGGFVDTLTIDGQGTYSIDNETGEVTFVPLKTFTGTATPVTVSLTAKLGKGANDTDITATATATYTPTVIPVKPTSTDDESEGPKGQTQNGTPTFTGGKVEVNGVEKTVEIDESVKPTFDDGTTKKVVPGEGTYTIDENGVVTFTPEKDFVGKASGVTVKRVDKNGTEITAKYTPTVRPITSFVDTKGNTLVPTEDGEQPKKDIPGYRFVETKKLPNGDTEHVYEKVKTSHKDKEGNDIPGYPSEDGEQPKKDIPGYRFVETKKLPNGDTEHVYEKVKTSHKDKEGNDIPGYPTEDGEQPKKDIPGYRFVETKKLPNGDTEHVYEKVKTSHKDKEGNDIPGYPSEDGEQPKKDIPGYRFVETKKLPNGDTEHVYEKVKTSHKDKEGNDIPGHPTEDGEQPKKDIPGYRFVETKKLPNGDTEHVYEKVKTSHKDKEGNDIPGYPTEDGEQPKKDIPGYRFVETKKLPNGDTEHVYEKVKTSHKDKEGNDIPGYPTEDGEQPKKDIPGYRFVETKKLPNGDTEHVYEKVKTSHKDKEGNDIPGYPSEDGEQPKKEIPGYRFVETKKLPNGDTEHVYEKVKTSHKDKEGNDIPGYPSEDGEQPKKEIPGYRFVETKKLPNGDTEHVYEKVKTSHKDKEGNEIPGYPSEDGEQPKKAIPGYRFVETKKLPNGDTEHVYEKVKTSHKDKEGNEIPGYPSEDGEQPKKDIPGYRFVETKKLPNGDTEHVYEKVKTSHKDKEGNDIPGYPSEDGEQPKKDIPGYRFVETKKLPNGDTEHVYEKVKTSHKDKEGNEIPGYPSEDGEQPKKEIPGYRFVETKKLPNGDTEHVYEKVKTSHKDKEGNEIPGYPSEDGEQPKKDIPGYRFVETKKLPNGDTEHVYEKVKTSHKDKEGNEIPGYPSEDGEQPKKAIPGYRFVETKKLPNGDTEHVYEKVKTSHKDKEGNEIPGYPSEDGEQPKKDIPGYRFVETKKLPNGDTEHVYEKVVTAPQQKPTEQSPTTKATKELPNTGMEDHAALAALGVLGLMSGFGLVSRKKKED